The proteins below are encoded in one region of Maribacter aestuarii:
- a CDS encoding dipeptidase, which translates to MLLYGKRKKSVETSEAIAERIHDGVITIDTHNDINVKNFTDSVNYSQRLETQVNLPKMEEGGLDVSWLIVYTGQDSLNASGYEKAKENAMAKFEAIHRLCEEIAPDQIELALTSNDVRRIVASGKKVAMIGVENAYPIGENLSNFKKYHEMGARYISLSHNGHSQFSDSNTGEADSVWLHNGLSDLGKDAVSEMNRLGMMIDISHPSKEAMKQMITLSKAPLIASHSSARALCDHSRNLDDEQLQLVKENGGVVQTVAFSSYLNTEKHEARAAYMKGIYEEVADSLGIQLHERSQFGSLTDEQKEAFMENYPKVINIGKELVADRSDAPEAVNVSDFVDHIDYMVKLIGIDHVGISSDFDGGGGIEGWSDASETFNVTLELIKRGYTQEEIEKLWGGNLLRVLDEVQAVAKTLS; encoded by the coding sequence ATTCTCCTGTACGGAAAAAGAAAAAAATCAGTAGAAACGTCAGAGGCGATAGCCGAAAGAATTCATGATGGCGTCATAACCATTGACACGCACAACGATATCAACGTTAAAAATTTCACGGACAGCGTCAACTACTCTCAACGCTTAGAGACCCAAGTAAATCTTCCCAAGATGGAAGAAGGAGGCTTGGATGTTTCATGGTTGATCGTGTATACCGGACAGGATTCGTTGAACGCCAGCGGATATGAAAAAGCAAAAGAGAATGCCATGGCCAAGTTTGAGGCGATCCACAGACTTTGCGAAGAGATTGCTCCGGACCAAATAGAACTTGCCCTTACTTCAAATGATGTTAGGAGAATCGTTGCCTCGGGAAAAAAAGTGGCCATGATCGGAGTGGAAAATGCCTATCCCATTGGTGAGAATTTATCCAATTTCAAGAAGTATCACGAAATGGGTGCCAGATATATTTCCCTGTCCCACAATGGCCATAGTCAATTTAGCGATTCCAATACCGGAGAAGCGGATTCCGTGTGGTTACACAATGGTTTAAGTGATTTAGGAAAAGATGCTGTAAGTGAGATGAATAGACTTGGAATGATGATTGATATTTCACATCCTTCAAAAGAGGCTATGAAACAAATGATAACGCTGTCTAAAGCTCCTTTAATCGCCTCCCATTCCTCAGCGAGGGCACTTTGCGATCACAGTAGAAATTTAGATGACGAACAATTACAATTAGTAAAAGAAAATGGTGGCGTAGTACAAACAGTCGCCTTTAGTTCCTATTTAAATACCGAAAAGCACGAGGCCAGAGCGGCATATATGAAAGGTATTTACGAAGAAGTTGCAGATTCCCTAGGTATTCAATTGCACGAGCGTTCCCAATTTGGAAGTTTGACGGACGAACAGAAAGAGGCCTTTATGGAAAACTATCCCAAGGTAATCAATATCGGAAAAGAACTCGTGGCCGATAGGTCAGATGCTCCAGAAGCGGTAAATGTGTCCGATTTTGTGGACCATATAGACTACATGGTAAAGCTTATTGGTATAGACCATGTGGGTATAAGTTCAGATTTTGACGGCGGTGGTGGCATCGAGGGATGGTCGGATGCTTCGGAAACCTTTAACGTGACCTTAGAGTTGATAAAACGTGGGTATACCCAAGAAGAAATAGAGAAATTGTGGGGTGGCAACCTTTTACGAGTGCTAGATGAGGTACAGGCGGTGGCCAAGACCCTGTCATAA
- a CDS encoding response regulator transcription factor, giving the protein MRKRILLADDDELLASLLNFRLEKGGYDVHHSCNGKEVKEYLATEMPDIIVSDIMMPYFSGIELIDYVRNELSSKTPIIIISSAGNEENVLSAFDLGANDFISKPVSPSELLVRVARELNKI; this is encoded by the coding sequence ATGCGAAAACGGATTTTATTAGCAGATGATGATGAATTACTGGCTTCCTTATTAAATTTTAGATTGGAAAAAGGAGGTTATGATGTGCACCATTCCTGTAATGGGAAGGAAGTAAAGGAATATCTGGCTACAGAGATGCCGGATATTATCGTAAGTGACATTATGATGCCCTATTTCTCTGGGATTGAATTAATAGACTATGTAAGGAACGAACTATCGTCCAAAACCCCCATAATCATAATTTCTTCCGCAGGAAACGAAGAAAATGTTCTAAGCGCTTTTGATTTAGGCGCCAATGATTTTATTTCCAAACCGGTTAGCCCATCTGAACTATTGGTCCGTGTAGCGAGAGAGTTAAATAAAATATAA
- a CDS encoding acyl-CoA thioesterase, with translation MRFHTRKLVKPEDLNSNGTLFGGKVLAWIDEEAALYTIIQLENSRIVTKYISEINFMSAAKQGDIVEIGMDVAKFGKTSLTLNCEVRNKMNHETIVTVDNIIMVNLGEDGKPSPHGKTKIEFVKDRLAAAE, from the coding sequence ATGAGATTTCATACAAGAAAATTAGTGAAGCCTGAAGACCTAAATTCCAACGGAACCCTTTTTGGCGGAAAAGTATTGGCTTGGATTGATGAAGAGGCCGCCCTATATACCATCATACAACTTGAAAACTCTAGAATTGTAACCAAGTACATCTCGGAAATTAATTTTATGAGTGCCGCCAAGCAAGGGGATATTGTTGAAATTGGTATGGATGTAGCGAAATTCGGGAAGACTTCGTTAACCCTGAACTGCGAAGTAAGGAATAAAATGAACCATGAAACTATCGTAACTGTGGACAATATTATCATGGTGAATTTAGGGGAGGACGGTAAACCCAGTCCACATGGCAAAACAAAAATTGAATTTGTTAAAGACCGACTAGCGGCAGCTGAATAA
- a CDS encoding ATP-binding protein, whose translation MSVINTKDLLSQLSQLERSLKKFSFEELSAEEASSLGSSFKDFKELLETKIFDPNARITEVQNEKKLRQPKFTNEQSNNAAHLIAHVSHEIRTPLNGIIGFANLLSEEELRPGQLKKVEAIQSTSYALMEIINEVLEYSKLTSGVDDFNEIDFNFKALVQDVMFLCQTLMLDKNVHLQATIDPEIPHTLLGDPSKLSQILLNLMGNAIKFVEKGHIKLTIDLKQKKGTAYVLNFKVADTGIGISEPQLKTIFESYKQADTSTFSKYGGSGLGLSIVREIIEKQGGHIEVQSELGVGTTFQFTIPFKVGNHLNIPKKGASTINVQKGKELLRGTRFLVFEDNLLNQHLISEQLNKWGCKVHVTADATKGLNILKSHSVDIVLMDLKMPGMSGFEVTEKIRRIDDSRIKTIPIIAISADFTAQDQESCVTSGIDDFILKPYTLDELLLKILKQKREKMLTTESKALLKRKTIVVKRPIEIDLDKVYEDCFGEIEILSELIRLFKQNVFEFIGAVKINLKHNDLKEVSLSAHKLKAGLAMMNAKHLLNLIIAIEASCKNNDEVEVERLYQEFLDAYPGNEKAIDRQLTELKKKI comes from the coding sequence ATGTCCGTTATCAACACGAAAGACTTATTAAGCCAATTATCACAATTGGAAAGGTCCCTGAAAAAGTTCTCTTTTGAAGAATTAAGCGCTGAAGAAGCCAGCTCCTTGGGTTCGTCTTTTAAAGACTTTAAAGAACTGTTGGAAACTAAAATTTTCGACCCGAATGCACGGATAACAGAGGTGCAAAACGAAAAGAAATTAAGACAGCCGAAATTTACAAACGAACAATCCAACAATGCAGCGCATCTTATTGCTCATGTAAGTCATGAAATCCGCACCCCATTGAACGGGATAATCGGATTTGCCAATTTATTAAGTGAAGAGGAGTTAAGGCCTGGTCAACTCAAAAAAGTGGAGGCCATACAGTCTACCTCCTATGCGCTGATGGAGATTATCAATGAAGTACTAGAATATTCAAAGCTTACTTCTGGCGTAGATGATTTCAATGAAATCGATTTTAATTTTAAGGCTTTGGTACAGGATGTTATGTTTTTATGCCAAACTTTAATGTTGGACAAAAACGTGCATTTACAAGCCACAATAGACCCAGAAATACCACATACCTTACTTGGGGACCCTTCCAAGCTTTCTCAGATATTATTGAATCTAATGGGCAATGCGATAAAATTTGTAGAAAAGGGCCATATAAAATTGACCATTGACCTGAAGCAAAAAAAGGGTACGGCGTATGTTCTAAATTTTAAGGTGGCAGATACCGGTATCGGTATTTCCGAGCCCCAATTGAAAACCATTTTTGAGAGCTATAAACAGGCGGATACCAGTACATTCTCCAAATATGGTGGCTCTGGCCTTGGATTAAGCATAGTACGGGAGATAATTGAGAAACAAGGTGGTCACATAGAAGTCCAAAGCGAATTAGGGGTAGGCACAACATTCCAATTTACCATTCCTTTTAAAGTGGGGAATCACCTTAACATACCTAAAAAGGGTGCTAGCACCATAAATGTACAGAAGGGAAAGGAACTTTTACGAGGAACACGGTTTTTAGTCTTTGAGGATAATCTTCTTAACCAGCATCTGATTAGTGAGCAACTGAATAAATGGGGATGCAAGGTGCATGTTACCGCTGATGCCACAAAAGGTCTTAATATCCTTAAATCACATTCCGTCGATATTGTTCTAATGGATCTGAAGATGCCCGGTATGTCCGGTTTTGAGGTGACCGAAAAAATTAGACGTATTGACGACAGTCGAATAAAAACTATTCCCATCATTGCCATTAGCGCAGACTTTACGGCGCAGGATCAAGAAAGCTGTGTAACCTCTGGAATAGACGACTTTATCTTAAAGCCTTATACGCTGGATGAATTATTGCTAAAAATCCTGAAACAAAAGAGGGAAAAAATGCTTACTACAGAAAGCAAGGCCCTTTTAAAGAGAAAAACAATTGTCGTAAAGAGACCTATTGAAATTGATCTGGACAAAGTATACGAGGACTGTTTTGGTGAAATTGAGATTTTGTCCGAACTGATCAGGTTGTTTAAACAGAACGTCTTCGAATTTATCGGAGCCGTTAAAATAAACCTGAAGCACAATGATTTAAAAGAAGTTTCATTATCGGCTCACAAGCTCAAGGCCGGATTGGCAATGATGAACGCCAAACATTTACTTAATCTGATAATTGCCATAGAGGCTAGTTGTAAAAATAATGATGAAGTGGAAGTTGAGCGACTCTATCAAGAATTCTTGGATGCTTATCCAGGTAATGAAAAAGCAATAGACCGACAATTGACTGAATTAAAGAAAAAGATATAA